GCCTTACACAGGTAAAAACGCGCATTGGTCAGCAGCTATTCCGCAAACGCGTACTCAGCAACTACGGCGAACGCTGCTGCGTGACCGGATTGGAAGAGCCCGCGCTACTGGTCGCCAGCCATATTCAACCGTGGAAAACAGCGGCAGAATATCGCCTCGATCCCAGCAACGGTCTCTGCCTGTCCAACCTGCACGACAAAGCCTTTGATATGGGACTCATCAGCTTTAATGATTCGCTGGAAATGCTACTTTCTCCACGCATCAAAAAGCTGAAAAGCGCTATCAGCGACGTCAATTTCGCCCAGTACGAAGGCAAACAAATCAACCTGCCAGACACCTACCCGCCCAACCTGTCACAGATGGCATTCCATCGTGAGCATATTTTTTTGGCGCGGGGGTAAAAGCGACAAATCAACGATACAAAAACAGGGTGATATAGGGGCTGTCGCGCGAGATGACGTGTGGGTTTTCATCAAGCAGCCTCCGTAAACGTGCCTGCTGTCGGGTATTCGGCAACATGCCAGAACGGTTGAACCGCTGTACCCAGTACGCCACGCCAGTGTGCGTGAGTGCAGTATTCTCTGACTTAGCATTATCCAGCAGGAACACCAGCCAATCCCATTTATTCAGCTTATGCGCTAGAAAGTAGTACACCTCGACGTGTTCTCTGGAAGACGCGCTGTCCAGACAACATTGAAGATCAGACAGCGACAAATAAATTTTCTGCTGGTAAAACAGCTTCCGTGCCACCTTCGTAATAGCAATCGAAGGATTGCGCAGAGAATCCAGCAGCCGCTCACGCGCATCATCACCCGTACGCAGAATAAGAATGCGCAACGCGCTGTAGTAAAGGCTGGGATAACGTTCGTCCAGATTGCGCTCCGCCAGCGCCACAATGCCGTCATAGCGATGCTCATCCAGCCCCCATAGCGTGATTTTTCGCACGGTAACGGTACTCGCCCGATCCAGTGCCGCAAGATAATGCGCAACCGGATCGTCGTTTCGTTCGCGCAATAGCGCTGAGGCTCGCTGACGCACCAATGCATTCTTATCAAACATTAAGGCAATCAGTTGAGACTCAGACACTGGGAACGCATTGTGTATCACATACTGCAACGCCACCTGCTTGATGGGGGCGAACGAGTCTTTCAGCAGAATGGTCAACACGTCGTGATCGACGTCCTTGTCCGCACTCAGCAAATACCGTGCCGCGTTCGCCCTGACTAACGGATCGTGATGCAACATCGCCTGTCCAAAGATCTGCTTCAACGGGAACCGCTCACTCTCAGCGAGAATATCCAGTGATAATCGGGCGACGGTTTTGTCTTCCGAACACAACCCCGCGAATAGCGACGGCGCGTGCGCCTCCTCGGACAGAAAGCTCACGATCTCATCCACCAGCGGCTGATGATCTGCCCGCTGGCACTGCAACAGCCAGAAAATGGCAGGCAAATTGGCGACAAAAGACGCGGTGTTATTCGGCGTTAACAGCAGCCGCACGCTCTGTTTAGCCGCTCGGCGTACCGGTTCAGCCCAATCGTTCACCCGTTCAATCAGCGCCGGTAATGCCAAGACCTCATCCATGAAGCCCAGACACAGCACCGCACGCTGCCGAATATGCCCGTTATAGTGACGTGTGAGCGCTATCAGGTGTGACGTTGAACCCAGTGCCTCAGCCTGCGCGGGCCGATAATAGTTATCTGGTGAGGCCACCAGCTTTTCTAACTGGTACAGTAGTAGATCGTACGATGCCATATTCCCTGCCCTCTTCTTATCCTTTCACACACACCACCTGACGCAGCGTATGCACAATTTCCACCAGCGATGACTGTGCCGCCATCACCTTATCGATGTCTTTGTACGCCATCGGGATTTCATCGATAACGTCGCTGTCTTTTCTGCACTCGACGTGTGCGGTCGCGCGAATCTGGTCTTCTACGGTGAAGCGTTTTTTCGCGGCGGTACGGCTCATCGTTCTCCCCGCGCCGTGGCTACAGGAACAGAAGCTTTCTTCGTTCCCCAATCCGCGCACGATAAAGCTCTTCGCGCCCATCGACCCCGGAATAATCCCCATCTGACCTTTCTGCGCCGACACTGCCCCTTTACGGGTGATCAGTACCGATTCACCAAAGTGCGTTTCGCGCTGCACATAGTTATGGTGGCAGTTCACGCCTTCCTGCTGGGTGGTAAACGGCTTTGTCACAATGCGAGACAGCGCCGCCAGCGTATGCGACATCATCACTTCACGGTTATGACGAGCAAAATCCTGTGCCCACTCAACTGCTTCAATGTAATCGTCAAAGTGCAGGCTACCTTCCTCGAAATACGCCAGATTACGGTCCGGTAGATTCGCAATGTGCTGCTGCATATCTTCCTGCGCCAGCTTGATGAACAGCGACCCAATCGCGTTCCCTACTCCACGCGACCCGCTGTGCAACATCACCCACACGCGATCCACTTCATCCAGACAGATTTCAATAAAGTGGTTACCCGTTCCTAACGTTCCCAGATGCTGATAGTTGTTGGTTTTCAGCAACTGCGGATATTTATCCGTCAAACGCTTAAAACGCGGCTCCAACAGCGACCAGTGCGCATCCACCGTTTGTGGCGGGTTCTGCCAGGAACCGACATCACGCTTGGAGCGCGTTACGCTACGTCCGTGCGGCACCGCCTGTTCAATCGCGCTACGCAGCCCCATCAGGTTATCCGGCAGGTCACTGGCAACCAGTGACGTACGCACCGCAATCATCCCGCAGCCGATATCCACACCAACTGCCGCCGGGATAATCGCGCCACGCGTGGGGATTACGCTACCAATCGTCGATCCTTTTCCCAGATGTACATCCGGCATCACCGCCAGATGTTTAAAAATGAACGGCATTTTGGCTGTGTTCAGCAGTTGATCGCGAGCTTCCGGTTCCACAGGCACGCCCTGCGTCCACATTTTTACCGGTGCGCTATTCACGGGCGACATCATGTCGTAATCCTGCGTTTTCATTTCTTCCATTTTTCATTCTCTTTGTTTGTCATTATTCGCTATAGGTATTGCCAAAGGCGTGCCAGTTTTCTGAAAAAAACAAAATAAAAATATAACCAATTGATAATTAATAGTTAAAAAACAAAGCATACAAACTAGCAACGAAACAAAAGAACCGGTAAACTTATCCCACAGGATAATAATTTATAACAAGGTATAGCATGAAGCGTCGCGTCGTCATTGGTGTGTTAGGCACCACGCTGGACAAACGGGGTAAACGGGAGAATCGTTGGACGAAATGGCGGCCTACCGTCGGCCTATGCCAGCAGCCGGATTTTCCGGTCGATCGGCTGGAGCTGCTGCATCAGTCACGCAACGAGGGAATGGCACAGCAGGTGGCGGAGGATGTTGCCGTGGTGTCACCCGCCACGCGGGTCACGCTTCAGGCCGTTGAGCTGCGCGATCCGTGGAATCTGGAAGAGGTCTACAGCGCCTTTCTGGACTTTGCGAGCCGCTACCCATTCGATACCGAGAACGAAGAGTATTTCGTTCATATCACCACCGGCACTCACGTCGTGCAGATTTGCTGGTTCCTGCTGACCGAAGCCCGCTACTTGCCCGCCAAGCTGCTGCAAACCGCGCCGGGAGAGAAAGCGGATCGCCCCTCACCGCAGGGCATCTATGCCGTTATCGATCTGGATCTTAGCCGCTACGCGACCCTCACCAGCCGCTTTCAGCACGAGCAAGAGCGCTCTGTCTCGTTCCTGAAATCGGGTATCGAAACACGCAACAGTACGTTCAACGCACTGATTGACCAGATTGAACGCGTCGCGCTGCGTTCCACCGCACCGATGCTCTTAACCGGACCAACCGGTGCGGGGAAATCCTTTCTGGCACAGCGTATCTATCAGCTACGCCAGTCCCGCCATCTGGTCAGCGGTCGATTTGTCGCGGTTAACTGCGCCACGTTGCGCGGCGATAACGCAATGTCGACACTGTTCGGCCACGTAAAAGGCGCGTTTACTGGTGCATTGCAGGCGAGAACCGGACTGCTACGTGAAGCGGACGGCGGGATGCTGTTTCTGGATGAGATCGCCGAACTTGGGCTGGATGAACAAGCTATGCTGCTCAAAGCCATTGAAGAAAAACGCTTTTTACCGTTTGGTTCGGATAAAGAAGTCAGCAGCGATTTCCAACTGATTGCTGGCACGCACCGCAACCTGCACGAGTGGATCGCACAGGGCAAATTCCGTGAAGATCTCTACGCCCGTATCAATATGTGGACGTTCCCCTTGCCGGGGCTAGCGGAACGTCGGGAAGATATCGAACCGAATATTGACTACGAACTCCAGCGCTTCACACGCGATCACCAAACGCAGATCCGCTTCGATAAAGACGCTCGACAACGCTACCTCACCTTTGCCTGCTCATCGCAGGCCGCTTGGCGCGGCAACTTCCGCGAACTCGGCTCTTCCATCGCCCGCATGGCGACGCTGGCGGAACAAGGACGTATCACCGTGGCACTGGTAGAGGAAGAAATCACGCGCCTGCGGGCCAATTGGCAAAGCGATGCCCCGACAACCGCGCTACCGCCCGAACTCGCCAACATCGATCTGTTTGAACAACGCCAACTTGAAACCGTGCTCGACGTCTGCCGCACGGCAAACTCACTTTCCGAAGCTGGCCGCCAGCTGTTCGCCGTTTCACGCCAGCAAAAACAAAAGCCCAACGACGCAGACCGACTGCGTAAGTATCTGGCACGTTTTGGGCTGAGCTGGGAGGGGTTGAAGCGGGTATAAATTCATCATAAATTTATACATTACGTGTAGGCTACGATATAATTACTCTGTGCCTCCTCAGGCAGCAGCAAGATGAAAGTATTCACTACACCACATGGCAGGAGTCTACCGCTTATAGCCATATTTTCTATAAGCGATTGTTTTAATTAAGGCAGATGATATGAAAACCACAATGTCTCAGAAGTCGGCCCGTGAAGGTCTTGGCAACCCTGAACTGTTCCAGGGGGGCGTTTATATAACGAAGAACGGCTCCGCAGAACTTTTCGTGCAGACGGCAGCAGAGCGCGAGGCAGAGTTGATCGAGAGAGAAAGAGAAAGGCAATCTAACGCACTTTTGAAACTGGTGATGACAGCCAAAAAAGAAATTAAAGACGGTCAGGGAATGTCCGCCGAGGAAGCACTACAAAAATTACGTGAAGCACGAACGTAAATAAGGAGCCAATTTGGCCAGTTCGTACACCATTAAAGTCGCACCTGCGGCTGTCTGGTCTTTGCAGGATGCTGAGTCTTATAAATCTCACTATATCGGCATTGCGCAGGCCGCTACATGGTCTGAATCGTTGTTCTCATCATCCATACAGGCCATTTCTCAAGATCCTGCACGCTACAGGCACAACGCGATATTATCCGATAAGGGAATTTCGCTCCGTGAACGTCTCTCAGTAGAAGATGATTTTCGCTGTTTGTATGATGTTGATGAAGAGAATGGCGTCATAGAGATCCTGCTTTTCGTCAGCATGAAACAGGACCTTGAGAAAATGCTCTATCGCTATCATGTGTTGAGCTGACTAATTCCGAATCAGTAAACAGGACACTTTCCATCCAGTAAACTTGACGAAATATCTAAAATATTAGATATTTTATTTACTGAGATAAGGAGGTAAGCATTATGGCGTTAAAATTCTACGAAAGTCCGTTTCATGTAACGCATGACGCAGAGATTGCCAGCAAGATGGCAATGAAAATGGATTTATCGATCATGATCACTAATTTAATCAAAGAGAAAGGCTGGACACAAAAAGAAGCAGCGGAAAAACTGGGTATCAGCCAGTCGCGCGTTTCAGAACTGAAAAATGCCAAGATCGAGCTTTTCACTATTGACGCCATGTTCGACATGCTGGATGCACTCGGTTTCCGCGCGAAGATGTCGATGCCAAGCCTACATCAGGCATCAATCGCTATAACTGAAATCGAATCAGCAGGCTAACGCTTTTTACAGCGTTCACTCTCCCTGACATCAGCCATAAGCACGCCACCTCCTTAGCTTTACGATCAACGCTTTTAATGCCGCCCTCCCCTGTTCATCAATAATGCGTGTAAGATTCCTCGTGCCCACAAGCCCCCCTAGCTAGCCTCATTTTAGGGGAAACACAGGGGGAGGTTCCCGCAGGGAGGCCTCACCCCTGTGGTCGCCCCGAGTATCGCGGTTTGCCAGCGGAGGCTTTCAAGCCTGTTTCTGCGAACTCCATTCCAAAACGCACTGTAATTCCACTGTAAATCTATCCACCCTATTTCACGTTTTTCGCCATTGGAATAGAGTCTCTGTGCTGCGGCAACATCCGTAGCCGGGCTTGGAACCCCGACTATCTAGAACTGAAAACGCTTTGTTTTTTCAGGGGCTACGTGCACACTCTAATCCGTGGCTCAGGCAGGGCAACCGCAAGGTTGGCCGGTCGCTAGATCCGGTGTTCCAACCCTGTCTGGGTCACACCTTTAGTTTGGAACCTGAAGGCGTGATGAAATAATTATCTAGCAATGGAAGATTCAAACATGACGGACACTCACGCCACACCCGCAGACAGCACCATTACCATTTTCCGCGATCTGATCGCCAGCCTGCCTTTCGCGCAGTTAGATGACGTTCAGCTCTGCGACCTCGGCGCGATTGCTGCCGAATCGGTTGAAGGCCTGTGCCACGGCCTGCATTACCTCGGCGACACACTGCAAAATGAAGTGGAACTGCCGCAAGAAAGCCTCAACCAGCTAGGCGCCTGCCTCAACGCCACCGCACACCTGATTCCGGCGCTGCTGGAAATATGTGAACAGGCGGAACGCCATGTGCGCACAGTCACGGCAGTGGGTGACGTGCCTCTTACCACACAGTAAAAACACGCGGTTAGATCATATAGGGTGTTAGCATTCTCTATCGAAGGGAGCAAGCTCGGTATTGCTCATCAACTGAAAAAATAGAATCAGTGATGCAAACCCGCTGAAAACAAAAAAGGCGCTAATGCCATTCATACATTAGCGCCTTTCAGTAGGAAAAAATTACTTCAGATCAACAGTCAACTCAGGCGCACCGAAACTCACCACAGTTGCTTTTGAAGCTGCGAAGTATTGTCGCCAGAAGACTTCAAGCTGCTGCATGATCTTGCCGGATCGGTAGTTGTTTTTCGAGTCCGTATCGATCAGCCCCGCCCCTGCGATATACACATTCGCACCGGTGAAATCCGCCACTAACTTTTGCTTCCCAGCACGTGCCATCTCTTTTTCCGGCTCTAACAGACGAATACTGTTGTTGCTATAAAAGCTGCCAAATTCGCTATTCTCCAGCATATCGGACACCAGCAGAATCGTTTTACTAGCAGCAGAGGTCTCTTTCAGATCATCACCAATGCGCTTGAGGCTATCCATAATCTCACTTTTAGCGATGTTATCCCCGCGTTCGGCAAAACTTTCTGCCATTTTCTTTCCGATATTTTGCGCAAAAAACTGCCTTTGCTGCACAAGGCACCCATCCAATGATTTCAGGCTGTCCATCCCCAAGCTGTTGCGTACCTTCTGATCGGTAAACGGCATTTCCAGCTTGCCGTCAAACACGCGCTTCATGTAGTTATCCTGCAACAGCGCCGAGAACTGATACATCACAACATGGTCGCCAGGCTGCACGTAACGAACGACCTGATTCCAGATCGATTTTTTCAGTTCAACAGGCACTTTGACCGTCTGGTCAACAATCACCACCAGTTCCCGACCGCTGTCAGCCGGGCGATGTTGATCCAGTTTGGCAAAGCTATAGCAACTAGGGATATCGTTACGCTCTGCGGCCTGCGACATACAGGTTGCCCCCAGTAGCAGCAACGAGAGTAGCATCCTCATACGCTCTCCTTCGGACGCGCCTTATTCAGTAACGCCTGCACGCGCTGACGTTTCTTCAAAGACTCCAACGACAGCCCCTGATCGTCAGCAATCAACTGTAACTCTTCCTCGCTGAACAACGTCAAATCACCCAGTTCATGGATACGCTGTTTCTCGTCATCGCTCTCCGGCGTATTAACTGCCGAAGTGACTGGCTGAGCAGCCTGAACAGGTTCAACGACCGTTGCTGTCGGTGCGTGTACCGCAGGCTGGCTAACCACCTCGGCAGGTGCAGACTCAACGTGCTGGACCGCTACAGGTTGAACAACAGGCGCGGGCTGCACCGGTTCGTTTTTCGCTTGTAAATGCGCAGTCAATTCTGCGTTAGAGCGCGCTTTATCACGTAGCTTGCCACTGATGTAATCATCAAACGTCGGTAGCGTGGTAAGCGGTTCACTCTGGCTATTAGTGCGTTTCATCATCAAACGATTTTGCAACGCGGTTAGCTTTTCTTGCCCATCACGCTCCACACGCTCACGCCGCATTGCATGCCACGACGCAAACTCTTCAGACCCACTGAAATTACCGATATATTTCGCCGCAGCTTTGGATTCAATCCCGGCAAATGAACGATAAATACCAATCAAAATACCAATTAGCTGTACGCCAACAAAAATGACGGACAGGATGATGAACGTCAGTTTCGAAGCAAATATACGATTGTCCGTGATCTCTTGTGATGCCTGCGTGTCCGCTTTGGCATTGTCCGCTACCGCACCCGACGGCAGGTCAAACGGGGAAGCTTCGCTGGTTTGAACCATCTGCGAGAACGGAGAACCGTTCACTGCCTGCGTATCCATCGCATTGATGGTCGCAGCACGTACCAGGTAAGCACCGACGGAGAAGAAAATAATCAGCGCCAATGCAACTGCCGTTGCCCAATACTGCGGCTTAACGTGTACATTGTGGGTTACGCGGTTCAACATCTGGATGTAGTTTGGTTCATTGTCATCCAGACGAGTATTTTCCAGCGAGATTTCGTGGTTCTTACTCAGCCCTTTCGCAGAGCCGCTGTGGCGCGCTTCTGAATACCAGTAACGGATCTTTTTCAGCAGCGTATTTTTATGCAGCTCGGCCCCCATCAGGTGAGTAGCAGGCACCAGAACTACACCGATCAGAATGGAAATGACAATCGCCGAGAACTCGGCCTGATTGGCAGAAATGTTGCTAGCGATAAATGGCGAGAGCACTAACGCGAAAATAAAGGCTTCGAGCAGGACTAATACCACACTGCAACCCCACAAGATGACGCCCGTCGGCTTACGCCCCCGTTCATCCACCTTGTTCAGGTAGTTGACGCAGCGCAGGTAAAAATCAGCATCCAGATTAGAGGTTTTATAGTATTGCCAATATTTGGCGCAAATCGCCTCTTCTGCCGGATACCAGGCCAGCTTTCCCGTACCTTGACGACGTGGTTCATTCGCGCGGGACAAACGGGATACATGGCCGATAAGTGGCATACTGCTAATCAGGTTGAGGAAAAAATAGCTGACCTGATCCCACCAGCGGATAAAAATCAGTACCAGCGCCATCAATGCCAATAATGGCCAGAAAATGTAGCGATAAAGCGAAATCGCCTCAGCGATGCTTTGAAATAGTTCCATGAATCAATACCTTTTAATTAACTACGCGTTGGGGTGTAGCTCGCGATGTATTCTTTGCTGTGATTGCTGTAGAACAGCTGACCTTGTTGTGCCTTACTGGCCTTTTTCGGCACCAGCAAATCTACGCAGGAAAGTGCCTGTTGTGTCTCATCTTGCAGATAAACCCGATACAGAATGCTCTCTTCGCCTTCCCACGCATTCGCCACTGCATTTAATGGCGCATCAGCTTTACGGTTACCTTTGGACTGATAATCGCGCGTGACATACACCTTCGGATTTTCCACCACCGTGGCGTTATCACTCAGAACCTTAACTGGTGAGAGCGTGACCAGATGATTATTCACCAACCCAGCCCAAGCCCGACCGTTCATGCCCGGCAGATATTCTCGGGTTTCATGGGCTTCAACCGCTTTCCCGCTAGCCAAATTTTTTGCCTGTCCACTGACCCGCACATTGTCTGCTACACAGCTTTTTAGCATAGTGCTGGCATTCGCTTCTGGAATCAGGCTAAACCCGCTGCTGCGCGGTTTGAGGCTTGCCGCCAAAACCGGTATGGAGGAATTGACTGGCTGCCCGCCAAAATCAACAAAATTCTTG
The nucleotide sequence above comes from Pectobacterium brasiliense. Encoded proteins:
- a CDS encoding HNH endonuclease, whose protein sequence is MAATNHWTRDQLLIAFTLYSQLPFGRLHSRNPDIIHYAGLINRTPSALAMKLVNLASLDPFIIDSGRTGLRGASNADRALWQEMGNNPELFEQQCQQAMVSLEAGAAEATAVPFQANDSEIPDYHGGERLTQVKTRIGQQLFRKRVLSNYGERCCVTGLEEPALLVASHIQPWKTAAEYRLDPSNGLCLSNLHDKAFDMGLISFNDSLEMLLSPRIKKLKSAISDVNFAQYEGKQINLPDTYPPNLSQMAFHREHIFLARG
- a CDS encoding RtcB family protein, with protein sequence MEEMKTQDYDMMSPVNSAPVKMWTQGVPVEPEARDQLLNTAKMPFIFKHLAVMPDVHLGKGSTIGSVIPTRGAIIPAAVGVDIGCGMIAVRTSLVASDLPDNLMGLRSAIEQAVPHGRSVTRSKRDVGSWQNPPQTVDAHWSLLEPRFKRLTDKYPQLLKTNNYQHLGTLGTGNHFIEICLDEVDRVWVMLHSGSRGVGNAIGSLFIKLAQEDMQQHIANLPDRNLAYFEEGSLHFDDYIEAVEWAQDFARHNREVMMSHTLAALSRIVTKPFTTQQEGVNCHHNYVQRETHFGESVLITRKGAVSAQKGQMGIIPGSMGAKSFIVRGLGNEESFCSCSHGAGRTMSRTAAKKRFTVEDQIRATAHVECRKDSDVIDEIPMAYKDIDKVMAAQSSLVEIVHTLRQVVCVKG
- a CDS encoding helix-turn-helix domain-containing protein, with product MALKFYESPFHVTHDAEIASKMAMKMDLSIMITNLIKEKGWTQKEAAEKLGISQSRVSELKNAKIELFTIDAMFDMLDALGFRAKMSMPSLHQASIAITEIESAG
- the rtcR gene encoding RNA repair transcriptional activator RtcR, giving the protein MKRRVVIGVLGTTLDKRGKRENRWTKWRPTVGLCQQPDFPVDRLELLHQSRNEGMAQQVAEDVAVVSPATRVTLQAVELRDPWNLEEVYSAFLDFASRYPFDTENEEYFVHITTGTHVVQICWFLLTEARYLPAKLLQTAPGEKADRPSPQGIYAVIDLDLSRYATLTSRFQHEQERSVSFLKSGIETRNSTFNALIDQIERVALRSTAPMLLTGPTGAGKSFLAQRIYQLRQSRHLVSGRFVAVNCATLRGDNAMSTLFGHVKGAFTGALQARTGLLREADGGMLFLDEIAELGLDEQAMLLKAIEEKRFLPFGSDKEVSSDFQLIAGTHRNLHEWIAQGKFREDLYARINMWTFPLPGLAERREDIEPNIDYELQRFTRDHQTQIRFDKDARQRYLTFACSSQAAWRGNFRELGSSIARMATLAEQGRITVALVEEEITRLRANWQSDAPTTALPPELANIDLFEQRQLETVLDVCRTANSLSEAGRQLFAVSRQQKQKPNDADRLRKYLARFGLSWEGLKRV
- a CDS encoding HEAT repeat domain-containing protein, which gives rise to MASYDLLLYQLEKLVASPDNYYRPAQAEALGSTSHLIALTRHYNGHIRQRAVLCLGFMDEVLALPALIERVNDWAEPVRRAAKQSVRLLLTPNNTASFVANLPAIFWLLQCQRADHQPLVDEIVSFLSEEAHAPSLFAGLCSEDKTVARLSLDILAESERFPLKQIFGQAMLHHDPLVRANAARYLLSADKDVDHDVLTILLKDSFAPIKQVALQYVIHNAFPVSESQLIALMFDKNALVRQRASALLRERNDDPVAHYLAALDRASTVTVRKITLWGLDEHRYDGIVALAERNLDERYPSLYYSALRILILRTGDDARERLLDSLRNPSIAITKVARKLFYQQKIYLSLSDLQCCLDSASSREHVEVYYFLAHKLNKWDWLVFLLDNAKSENTALTHTGVAYWVQRFNRSGMLPNTRQQARLRRLLDENPHVISRDSPYITLFLYR